A genomic region of Pseudomonas migulae contains the following coding sequences:
- the atzF gene encoding allophanate hydrolase codes for MTINLQLDALRSAYRVGNITPRQLLLSLRDRAAALNPDYHLFIHLLSVEELEPYFAALDGRDIDSLPLYGVPFAIKDNIDLAGIPTTAACPAFAYVPQQSATIVEQLLALGAIPLGKTNLDQFATGLNGSRSPYGACPNSVLTEYPSGGSSAGSSLAVALGVASFSLGTDTAGSGRVPAALNNLVGMKASKGLISTAGVVPACRTLDCVTTFTATAREASQLLALTAHLDPRDEYSRANPQWNDGSAFGTPRPFRFGVPRAQDLAFFGCPEGPLLFGDAIDQLKALGGEAVELDMSPFLEAARLLYEGPWVAERYSVAGELMEQNPQAVLPVIRAVLAKAPAVSGVQTFRAQYRLQALKALCDKALEQLDCVVTPTIGRPVTLAELEAEPVLRNSELGYYTNFMNLLDYAAVAVPSGFMGNGLPWGVTLFGRAFTDQYLLSVADAFQRRSEAPAPSAVARNDRARLVVCGAHLDGLALNWQLKRRGATLVETTFSSPDYQLYALAGGPPFRPGMVRVKDGGVAIAVEVWELPSSELGSFLTGIPAPLGLGKVQLADGRWESGFICEAYGLEGAVNISHLGGWRAYLTDRG; via the coding sequence ATGACCATCAATCTGCAACTCGACGCCCTGCGCAGTGCTTACCGCGTCGGCAACATCACGCCACGTCAATTGCTGCTGAGTCTGCGCGACAGAGCCGCGGCGCTGAACCCGGACTATCACCTGTTCATCCACTTGCTCAGTGTCGAAGAACTGGAACCGTACTTCGCTGCGCTCGACGGTCGGGACATCGACAGCCTGCCGCTGTACGGCGTGCCGTTCGCGATCAAGGACAACATCGATCTGGCGGGCATTCCGACCACGGCAGCGTGCCCGGCGTTTGCCTATGTACCGCAGCAATCAGCGACCATCGTCGAGCAGTTGCTGGCACTGGGGGCGATCCCGCTGGGCAAGACCAATCTTGATCAGTTCGCCACCGGGCTCAACGGCAGCCGCTCGCCGTATGGCGCCTGCCCGAACAGCGTGTTGACGGAGTATCCGTCGGGCGGTTCCAGCGCCGGGTCTTCGCTGGCAGTGGCACTGGGGGTGGCGAGTTTTTCGTTGGGCACGGACACGGCGGGTTCCGGGCGCGTGCCGGCGGCACTGAACAATCTGGTGGGGATGAAAGCCAGCAAAGGGTTGATCTCCACGGCGGGTGTGGTGCCGGCCTGTCGTACGCTCGATTGCGTCACGACGTTTACCGCGACGGCGCGGGAGGCGAGTCAGTTGCTGGCGCTCACCGCACACCTTGATCCGCGGGATGAGTACAGCCGCGCCAACCCGCAGTGGAATGACGGCTCGGCGTTTGGCACGCCGCGTCCGTTCCGCTTTGGTGTGCCGCGTGCGCAGGACCTGGCGTTTTTCGGTTGCCCGGAAGGTCCGCTGTTGTTTGGAGACGCCATCGATCAGCTCAAGGCGTTGGGCGGTGAAGCTGTGGAACTGGATATGTCGCCGTTTCTCGAAGCCGCGCGTTTGCTTTATGAAGGCCCGTGGGTGGCTGAGCGCTACAGCGTTGCCGGTGAGTTGATGGAGCAGAATCCTCAAGCGGTGTTGCCGGTGATTCGCGCCGTGCTGGCCAAGGCGCCAGCGGTGAGCGGCGTGCAAACGTTCCGCGCGCAGTATCGGCTGCAAGCCTTGAAAGCCCTGTGCGACAAGGCGCTGGAACAACTGGATTGCGTGGTCACCCCGACCATCGGCCGCCCGGTGACGTTGGCGGAACTTGAGGCTGAGCCGGTGCTGCGCAATTCGGAACTGGGCTACTACACCAACTTCATGAACCTGCTCGATTACGCTGCCGTCGCGGTGCCAAGCGGGTTCATGGGCAATGGTTTGCCGTGGGGTGTGACGCTGTTTGGTCGGGCGTTTACCGATCAGTATTTGCTGAGCGTGGCGGATGCGTTTCAGCGTCGTTCGGAGGCGCCTGCACCTTCGGCAGTCGCCCGCAATGACCGCGCTCGGTTGGTGGTGTGCGGTGCGCATCTGGATGGATTGGCGTTGAACTGGCAGTTGAAGCGGCGCGGCGCGACGTTGGTCGAGACGACGTTCAGCTCGCCGGACTATCAGCTGTATGCGTTGGCCGGCGGTCCGCCGTTTCGTCCGGGGATGGTTCGGGTGAAGGACGGCGGTGTGGCGATTGCGGTGGAAGTGTGGGAATTGCCGAGCAGTGAACTGGGGTCGTTCCTGACCGGGATTCCGGCGCCGCTGGGGTTGGGCAAGGTGCAATTGGCGGATGGTCGTTGGGAGAGCGGGTTTATCTGTGAGGCATATGGATTGGAAGGTGCGGTGAATATCAGTCATCTGGGTGGATGGCGGGCGTATCTGACAGATCGGGGTTGA
- a CDS encoding sensor domain-containing diguanylate cyclase gives MPLHSPLYSQRSLVLTLIALLGAGFLATSFLSYYASRASIRDNIVNTELPLTSDTVYSEIQKDLVRPILISSMMSRDTFMRDWVVNGEKDPDQMTRYLNEVMTHYGAYTAFFVSNGTLTYYHAKGVLKQVKVTEPRDAWYFRVRDMADPYEINVDPDLANKDNLTFFINYKVYDYNNRFIGAAGVGLTVDAVIKLIDKYQQRYQRSVYFVDNFGRLVLTGADGGPQGSRVGQTLGELDSMKSLVSQLPKPHSGSYEYSVQGQGHFLNVRFIPELNWYLFVDKREDGALSEIRQSLYLNLLICLLVTLIVLMLLNRVIKRYQGKIQAQATLDSLTELPNRRGFDLLAAQAMHEAQREPKPLTALLLDLDHFKVLNDTYGHLAGDQVLIGFARDLESCLRHSDIVCRWGGEEFIVLLKDTDGETGLMIAEKIRHHVEHQRYAYNGHALQLTVSIGLTTLQPDETLHTLLSRADHAMYRAKQSGRNRTCAEMSHTSYA, from the coding sequence ATGCCGCTTCACTCGCCGCTGTATTCGCAACGTTCGCTGGTCCTCACGCTAATCGCATTGCTGGGCGCGGGTTTTCTCGCCACTTCATTCCTCAGCTACTACGCCTCGCGCGCCTCGATCCGCGACAACATCGTCAATACCGAGCTGCCGCTGACATCCGACACGGTCTATTCGGAAATCCAGAAAGACCTCGTCAGACCGATCCTGATTTCCTCGATGATGTCCCGCGACACCTTCATGCGCGACTGGGTGGTCAATGGCGAAAAAGACCCCGACCAGATGACCCGTTACCTCAACGAGGTCATGACCCACTACGGCGCCTACACCGCATTTTTCGTCTCCAACGGCACGCTCACTTACTACCACGCCAAAGGCGTGCTCAAGCAAGTCAAAGTCACTGAACCGCGCGACGCCTGGTACTTCCGCGTGCGGGACATGGCCGATCCCTACGAGATCAACGTCGACCCGGACCTTGCCAACAAAGACAACCTGACCTTCTTCATCAACTACAAGGTCTACGACTACAACAACCGTTTCATCGGTGCGGCGGGCGTCGGCCTGACGGTGGATGCGGTAATCAAGCTGATCGACAAGTATCAACAGCGCTACCAGCGCAGCGTGTATTTCGTCGACAACTTCGGTCGGCTGGTGCTCACCGGTGCCGATGGCGGCCCGCAAGGTTCGCGAGTCGGGCAAACCCTTGGCGAACTCGACAGCATGAAGAGCCTCGTCAGCCAACTGCCCAAACCCCACAGCGGCAGCTACGAATATTCCGTCCAGGGTCAGGGACATTTCCTCAACGTGCGGTTCATTCCGGAACTGAACTGGTACCTGTTCGTCGACAAACGCGAAGACGGCGCCCTGAGTGAAATCCGTCAGTCGCTGTACCTCAACCTGCTGATCTGCCTGCTCGTTACGCTGATCGTGCTGATGCTGCTCAACCGCGTGATCAAGCGCTATCAGGGCAAGATCCAGGCGCAGGCGACGCTGGACAGCCTCACCGAACTGCCGAACCGTCGCGGCTTCGACTTGCTGGCCGCGCAAGCCATGCACGAAGCCCAACGTGAACCGAAACCGCTGACCGCGTTGCTGCTGGACCTGGACCACTTCAAAGTCTTGAACGACACCTACGGTCACCTCGCCGGCGATCAGGTGCTGATCGGTTTCGCACGAGACCTCGAGAGTTGTTTGCGTCATTCCGACATCGTGTGTCGCTGGGGTGGTGAAGAGTTCATCGTGCTGCTCAAGGACACGGACGGTGAGACCGGTCTGATGATCGCCGAGAAAATTCGCCACCACGTCGAGCACCAGCGTTATGCCTACAACGGTCACGCCTTGCAACTGACCGTCAGCATTGGCTTGACCACACTGCAGCCGGATGAAACCCTGCACACCCTGCTTTCCCGGGCCGATCATGCGATGTATCGGGCCAAGCAATCCGGCCGTAACCGAACCTGCGCGGAAATGTCCCACACCAGTTATGCATAG
- a CDS encoding pseudouridine synthase, producing the protein MRVDRFLSNLPRFNRQQVRLLLVEKRVRVDGKIVSDPHTEVLEFSRVEVDEEVLQVGKPARYFMLHKPPGCVSATRDPEHPTVLDLIHEPDKEDLHIAGRLDFNTTGLMLITNDGSWSRRLTQPQTKLPKVYYVETEQEIGPEYALKFTEGLYFAFEDLTTQPAKLIVLGPTSARLSIVEGRYHQVKRMFGHFDNKVLRLHRESMGPLVLDNALKPGEYRPLRTEEIHLI; encoded by the coding sequence ATGCGCGTTGACCGTTTCCTCAGCAACCTGCCTCGCTTCAACCGTCAGCAGGTTCGCCTGTTGCTGGTGGAAAAGCGCGTGCGGGTCGACGGAAAAATCGTCAGCGACCCGCACACCGAGGTGCTGGAGTTCAGCCGTGTCGAAGTCGATGAAGAAGTCCTGCAAGTCGGCAAACCCGCCCGCTACTTCATGCTGCACAAGCCGCCCGGTTGCGTCAGCGCCACCCGCGACCCGGAGCACCCGACCGTCCTCGACCTGATCCACGAGCCGGACAAGGAAGACCTGCACATCGCCGGCCGCCTGGATTTCAACACCACTGGCCTGATGCTGATCACCAACGACGGCAGCTGGTCGCGACGCCTGACCCAACCGCAGACCAAACTGCCCAAGGTCTATTACGTCGAGACTGAACAGGAGATCGGCCCCGAATACGCGCTGAAATTCACCGAGGGGTTGTACTTCGCCTTCGAAGACCTCACCACCCAACCGGCCAAGCTGATCGTGCTCGGGCCGACCTCGGCGCGATTGAGCATCGTCGAAGGTCGTTATCACCAGGTGAAACGGATGTTCGGCCACTTCGACAACAAAGTGCTGCGCCTGCACCGCGAATCCATGGGTCCGCTGGTGCTCGATAACGCGCTAAAACCGGGCGAGTACCGACCGTTGCGCACCGAAGAGATCCATTTGATCTAA
- a CDS encoding urea amidolyase associated protein UAAP2, with protein MSLAIATAQKHPDTAVYRATIPAGEPWLMEVKAGQTLRILDLEGNQAVDTLFYSVANPKERYDVQRTLRRQNSVYLSTGSVLYSNLGKPMLTIVADTCGRHDTLGGACAQESNTVRYALEKRYMHSCRDNYLRACVHDGRLGKGDIGPNINFFMNVPVTADGGLTFEDGISAPGKYVDLRAEMDVIVLISNCPQLNNPCNAYNPTPAELLVWN; from the coding sequence ATGTCACTCGCAATCGCTACCGCTCAAAAGCATCCAGACACGGCGGTCTATCGCGCCACCATCCCGGCCGGCGAACCCTGGCTGATGGAAGTCAAGGCTGGCCAGACCTTGCGCATTCTCGATCTGGAAGGCAACCAGGCCGTCGATACCTTGTTCTACAGCGTCGCCAACCCGAAAGAACGCTACGACGTGCAACGCACCTTGCGCCGGCAAAACAGCGTCTACCTGAGCACCGGCAGCGTGCTCTATTCCAACCTCGGCAAACCGATGCTGACCATCGTCGCCGACACCTGCGGCCGCCACGACACCCTCGGCGGGGCCTGCGCACAAGAGAGCAACACCGTGCGCTACGCGCTGGAGAAACGCTACATGCACAGCTGCCGCGACAACTACCTGCGCGCCTGCGTCCACGACGGTCGACTGGGCAAGGGTGACATCGGGCCGAACATCAATTTCTTCATGAACGTACCGGTCACCGCGGATGGCGGGCTGACGTTTGAAGACGGGATTTCAGCGCCGGGCAAGTACGTCGATCTGCGAGCGGAGATGGATGTGATCGTGCTCATTTCCAACTGCCCGCAACTGAACAATCCGTGCAATGCCTACAACCCTACGCCTGCGGAGTTATTGGTATGGAACTGA
- the uca gene encoding urea carboxylase: MFEKVLIANRGAIACRILRTLRELHVNGVAVYSEADAASLHILQADEAHSLGEGAAADTYLAVDKILAIAKATGATAIHPGYGFLSENAAFAEACEAADIAFIGPTPEQLRVFGLKHTARALAKQHGVPMLEGTELLDSLDAALIAGEQVGYPVMLKSTAGGGGIGMRVCRSAAELSESFEAVKRLGQNNFSDAGVFIEKYIQRARHLEVQVFGDGRGEVIALGVRDCSVQRRNQKVLEETPAPNLPEGMAEELCAAAIKLAKAVNYRSAGTVEFVFDSDARRFYFLEVNTRLQVEHGVTEQVWGVDLVRWMVELAAGDLPPLSELNQGLKADGHAIQARLYAEDPGRDFQPSPGLLTAVNFPVADGQQLRIDTWVEAGCEIPPYFDPMIAKVICWAPTREEARADLHQGLGDSLLYGVETNRDYLRQILLDTPFASGQPWTRCLEGLVYQANTFEVLSAGTQTSVQDYPGRLGYWAVGVPPSGPMDSRALRLGNLLLGNDEGAAALEITMSGPLLRFNCDAVVAVTGAVIPLTLNGETVAMNTALLIPAGATLSLGTIAGAGARSYLCLRGGLQVPDYLGSKSTFTLGQFGGHGGRALRAGDVLHVPALIDRGVGQQLDHITDLPAVRQIRVIYGPHGAPEYFTENYIGTFFATQWEVHFNSSRTGVRLIGPKPEWVRADGGEAGLHPSNIHDNPYAIGAVDFTGDMPVILGPDGPSLGGFVCPVTVIEADLWQLGQLKAGDKVQFLPVDLKTARTLALKWNPPCGSGLAREGAVSVGIDVSDKSHSRASPLPQGVVSPVVLDLGQGDTRLVARLSGDTHLLLEIGAPELDLVLRFRAHALMQSLESKTLHGVIDLTPGIRSLQVHYQPEQLPLTDLLGIVAGEWDAVCATRDLQVPSRIVHLPLSWDDPACQLAIEKYMTTVRKDAPWCPSNLEFIRRINDLPNLDEVQRTVFDASYLVMGLGDVYLGAPVATPLDPRHRLVTTKYNPARTWTAENSVGIGGAYMCVYGMEGPGGYQFVGRTLQMWNRYREVAAFEGKPWLLRFFDQIRFYPVSADELLRIRRDFPLGRFDLNIEHSQLNLADYQAFLTKEAETIAAFREQQQGAFNAERERWIASGQAHFDSEEPAPETTADAALASGEMSVDSHIAGNLWQVQVETGSRVQAGDVLVILESMKMEIPLLAPMAGVVREIRVQPGSAVRAGQRVVVLELD, encoded by the coding sequence ATGTTCGAAAAAGTCCTGATTGCCAACCGTGGCGCGATTGCCTGCCGCATCCTGCGCACCTTGCGTGAACTGCACGTCAACGGCGTCGCCGTGTACTCCGAAGCCGATGCCGCGAGCCTGCACATTCTGCAAGCCGATGAAGCCCACAGCCTCGGTGAAGGCGCGGCGGCCGACACCTACCTGGCGGTCGACAAAATCCTCGCCATCGCCAAAGCCACCGGCGCCACGGCGATCCATCCCGGCTACGGTTTCCTCTCGGAAAACGCCGCGTTCGCCGAAGCCTGTGAGGCCGCCGACATCGCCTTCATCGGCCCGACGCCAGAGCAACTGCGCGTGTTCGGCCTCAAGCACACTGCGCGCGCACTGGCCAAACAACACGGCGTGCCGATGCTCGAAGGCACCGAGTTGCTCGACAGCCTCGACGCGGCGTTGATCGCCGGTGAACAAGTCGGTTACCCGGTGATGCTCAAAAGCACCGCCGGCGGTGGCGGCATCGGCATGCGCGTGTGCCGCAGCGCTGCCGAGCTGAGCGAATCCTTTGAAGCAGTGAAACGTCTCGGCCAGAACAACTTCAGTGACGCAGGAGTGTTCATTGAGAAGTACATCCAGCGCGCGCGGCACCTGGAAGTTCAGGTGTTCGGTGACGGTCGTGGTGAAGTGATCGCCCTCGGCGTGCGCGACTGCTCGGTGCAGCGCCGCAACCAGAAAGTCCTCGAAGAAACCCCGGCGCCGAACCTGCCCGAAGGCATGGCCGAAGAGTTGTGTGCAGCCGCGATCAAACTGGCCAAAGCCGTGAATTACCGCAGCGCCGGTACTGTGGAGTTCGTCTTCGACAGCGACGCCAGGCGCTTCTATTTTCTCGAAGTGAACACCCGTTTGCAGGTGGAGCACGGCGTCACCGAGCAGGTTTGGGGTGTGGACCTGGTGCGCTGGATGGTGGAACTGGCGGCCGGGGATTTGCCGCCGTTGAGCGAGTTGAACCAAGGCTTGAAAGCCGACGGCCATGCGATTCAGGCACGTCTTTATGCGGAAGACCCGGGTCGTGATTTTCAGCCCAGCCCTGGATTGCTGACCGCTGTAAATTTCCCTGTCGCCGATGGCCAACAGCTGCGCATCGACACCTGGGTCGAGGCCGGTTGCGAGATTCCGCCGTACTTCGATCCGATGATCGCCAAGGTCATCTGCTGGGCGCCGACTCGCGAAGAAGCGCGTGCCGATCTGCATCAGGGATTGGGCGACAGCCTGCTCTACGGTGTGGAAACCAACCGCGATTATCTGCGGCAGATTCTGCTCGACACACCGTTTGCCAGCGGTCAGCCGTGGACCCGTTGCCTCGAAGGTCTGGTCTATCAGGCCAACACGTTCGAAGTGCTCAGCGCCGGCACACAGACCAGCGTTCAGGACTATCCCGGCCGACTTGGATACTGGGCCGTGGGCGTGCCGCCGTCGGGGCCGATGGACAGTCGAGCGTTGCGTTTGGGCAACCTTTTGCTGGGTAACGATGAAGGCGCCGCCGCGCTGGAAATCACCATGAGCGGGCCGTTGCTGCGCTTCAATTGCGACGCCGTAGTGGCGGTGACCGGGGCGGTGATTCCACTGACGTTGAATGGTGAAACCGTCGCGATGAACACGGCGCTGCTGATTCCCGCCGGTGCCACATTGAGCCTCGGGACGATTGCCGGTGCAGGCGCTCGCAGTTATCTGTGCCTGCGTGGCGGGCTGCAAGTGCCGGATTATCTGGGCAGTAAAAGTACCTTCACCCTGGGGCAGTTTGGTGGGCATGGTGGTCGGGCATTGCGGGCGGGGGACGTGTTGCATGTGCCTGCTTTGATCGATCGCGGCGTCGGTCAACAACTGGACCACATAACCGACTTGCCTGCCGTGCGTCAGATTCGGGTGATCTACGGCCCGCACGGCGCACCGGAATACTTCACCGAAAACTACATCGGCACCTTCTTCGCGACTCAGTGGGAAGTGCATTTCAACTCCAGCCGTACCGGCGTGCGGTTGATCGGGCCGAAGCCGGAATGGGTGCGCGCTGATGGTGGTGAAGCGGGGCTGCATCCGTCGAACATTCATGACAATCCGTATGCCATTGGCGCGGTGGATTTCACCGGGGACATGCCGGTGATCCTCGGCCCGGATGGTCCGAGCCTGGGCGGGTTTGTGTGCCCGGTGACGGTGATCGAGGCGGACCTTTGGCAGCTGGGGCAGCTCAAGGCTGGTGACAAAGTCCAGTTCCTCCCCGTCGATCTCAAGACCGCCCGCACTCTCGCCCTGAAATGGAATCCCCCCTGTGGGAGCGGGCTTGCTCGCGAAGGGGCCGTGTCAGTCGGCATTGATGTGTCTGACAAATCGCATTCGCGAGCAAGCCCGCTCCCACAGGGGGTTGTGTCGCCTGTGGTTTTGGATTTGGGTCAGGGAGATACGCGATTGGTTGCGAGGCTGTCGGGGGATACGCATCTTCTGCTGGAAATCGGCGCACCGGAACTGGATCTGGTCCTGCGCTTCCGCGCCCACGCCCTCATGCAATCCCTGGAAAGCAAAACCCTGCACGGCGTAATCGACCTCACCCCGGGCATCCGCTCGCTGCAAGTGCACTACCAACCCGAACAGCTGCCACTGACCGATCTGCTCGGCATCGTCGCCGGAGAATGGGACGCGGTGTGCGCCACCAGGGACCTGCAAGTTCCCTCGCGCATCGTCCACTTGCCGCTGTCCTGGGACGACCCGGCTTGCCAGTTGGCCATCGAGAAATACATGACCACCGTGCGCAAGGATGCGCCGTGGTGCCCGAGTAATCTGGAGTTCATCCGCCGCATCAACGACCTGCCGAACCTCGACGAAGTGCAGCGTACGGTGTTCGACGCCAGCTATCTGGTGATGGGCCTGGGCGACGTTTATCTAGGTGCACCGGTCGCCACCCCGCTCGACCCGAGACACCGTCTGGTGACCACCAAATACAACCCGGCCCGCACCTGGACTGCGGAGAATTCGGTGGGCATCGGTGGCGCCTACATGTGCGTGTACGGCATGGAAGGCCCCGGCGGTTATCAGTTCGTCGGTCGTACGTTACAGATGTGGAACCGCTACCGCGAAGTCGCCGCGTTCGAGGGCAAGCCGTGGCTGCTGCGCTTCTTCGACCAGATCCGCTTCTACCCGGTGAGCGCCGATGAACTGCTGCGCATCCGTCGGGACTTCCCCCTCGGGCGCTTCGATCTGAACATCGAACACAGCCAGTTGAACCTCGCGGACTATCAGGCGTTCCTGACGAAAGAAGCCGAGACCATCGCCGCGTTTCGCGAGCAGCAACAAGGCGCGTTCAACGCCGAGCGCGAACGCTGGATCGCCAGCGGTCAGGCGCATTTCGACAGTGAAGAACCGGCCCCGGAAACGACCGCAGACGCAGCGCTGGCCAGCGGTGAAATGAGCGTCGACAGCCACATCGCCGGCAACCTCTGGCAGGTTCAGGTTGAGACCGGCAGCCGTGTTCAGGCCGGTGATGTGCTGGTGATTCTGGAGTCGATGAAGATGGAAATTCCGCTGCTCGCGCCCATGGCCGGCGTGGTGCGCGAGATTCGCGTGCAACCGGGTTCGGCGGTGCGTGCCGGACAGCGCGTCGTGGTGCTGGAACTCGACTGA
- a CDS encoding urea amidolyase associated protein UAAP1 → MNDSTQLFPPFAEEMLPGGGHRSFVLKRGQLLRLTDLRGGANVSLTLLNANEKTERLNLPDSLKCQHTAKLTTGHCLYSDMGRVLAAITADTCGWSDSLGGVLCAEEVAEKYGAGRYQELRNGFFRNGTDNLLVELGKWGLGLSDLLMTLNLFSRVNVDEAGRFHFVEANSKAGDYIELYAPMDTLVVLTALQHPMDPSPDYAPKSLKLSWMNADASVAEHCRTSRPENERGFINTDRLFA, encoded by the coding sequence ATGAATGATTCGACCCAACTGTTTCCGCCCTTCGCCGAAGAAATGCTCCCCGGCGGCGGCCATCGTTCGTTCGTCCTGAAACGCGGCCAACTGCTGCGCCTGACCGACCTGCGTGGCGGCGCCAACGTCAGCCTGACACTGCTCAACGCCAATGAAAAAACCGAACGCCTGAACCTGCCCGACAGCCTCAAGTGCCAACACACCGCCAAGCTCACCACCGGCCATTGCCTCTACTCGGACATGGGTCGCGTGCTGGCGGCAATCACCGCCGACACCTGCGGCTGGAGCGACAGCCTCGGCGGCGTGCTCTGCGCTGAGGAAGTCGCGGAAAAATACGGTGCGGGCCGCTACCAGGAACTGCGCAACGGCTTCTTCCGCAACGGCACCGACAACCTGTTGGTGGAACTCGGCAAGTGGGGTTTGGGCCTGTCGGACTTGTTGATGACGCTCAACCTGTTCAGCCGCGTGAACGTCGATGAAGCCGGGCGTTTCCACTTCGTCGAAGCCAATTCCAAGGCTGGTGATTACATCGAGTTGTACGCGCCGATGGACACGCTGGTGGTGCTCACCGCCCTGCAACATCCGATGGACCCGTCGCCGGACTACGCACCGAAATCCTTGAAGTTGAGCTGGATGAACGCCGACGCCAGCGTCGCCGAACACTGCCGCACTTCGCGCCCGGAAAACGAGCGCGGCTTTATCAACACCGACCGTCTGTTCGCCTGA
- a CDS encoding cysteine-rich CWC family protein encodes MNKPEFCPACGASNDCSLADPRTADRPCWCYGVSIDPAVLEALPAELRDKSCLCPRCAQVESQL; translated from the coding sequence ATGAACAAACCTGAATTCTGCCCGGCCTGCGGCGCCTCCAATGACTGCAGCCTGGCCGACCCTCGAACCGCCGATCGGCCCTGCTGGTGCTACGGCGTCAGCATCGACCCGGCGGTGCTCGAAGCGCTGCCTGCCGAGCTGCGTGACAAATCCTGCCTGTGCCCACGTTGCGCGCAGGTCGAGTCGCAGTTGTAA